The genomic DNA TGGGCTGAAGGAGCTTTACTAGCAATATTACCTAACTCACCGGGAATGATGAATGTTGAAAAAAATAGAGAGATTTTATTAAAAAAAAGAAATACTCTTTTAAAAACTATGTATGATACAAATATTATTAGTCAAAGTCAATATAAATTATCTTTAAATGAAAGATTGCCGGACAAGAGATATTATTTTGACTTGTTAGCACCTCACTTAACTAGAAGGTTAAAAGATGAATATAGTAAAGAAAAAATAATTAATTCGACCATTGATAGTGAGATCCAGAAAAAAGTAGATAAAATTGTTAAAAATTATAGTGAGCTTATACAAAATAAAGGAATAAAAAATGCTGCAGCTATAGTTATTGATAATTATAATGGTGAAGTAAAAGCCTATATAGGCTCTCAAGATTTTTATGATTTTGAGAAAAATGGACAAGTAGATGGGATAATATCTTTTAGGTCTACAGGATCAGTTTTAAAGCCATTTTTATATGCTTTGTCTATAGATGATGGATTAATAGCTCCTCAATCAAAACTTTTAGATATACCTCTTTATTTTTCAAATTTTAGTCCACAGAATGCGAATAAAAAATATACAGGTTTAGTAGAAGCACAAGAAGCCCTAAAAAGATCTTTAAATATTCCATTTGTGAATCTTTTAAATGAGTATGGGCAAGATAGATTTTTTTATTTTTTAAAAAGTGTATCTAATTTTAAGGATAACGACTTTTCAAGATATGGACTATCTTTAATTTTAGGGACTAAAGAGATGAGTATTGAAAATATAGCACAGTTATATTATGGACTAGCTAATTATGGGAATTTTAAAAATATAAAATATATAAAAAATGACCTAGAAGAAAAAAATAGACAGCTGATAACTAGAGGGGCTGCCTATCTTACAATTAACGATTTAAGTAAAGTACAAAGATATGGAATACAAAATTTATATACAGGTAGAGATAATATATCTTGGAAAACAGGAACTAGTTATGGACAAAGAGATGGTTGGGCTGCTGGGATATCACCTAAATGGACAGTTGTAGTTTGGTGTGGAAACTTTACTGGTGAGGGAAACGCAAATATAAGTGGAATTAGAACAGCTGGAGTTTTATTGTTTAATATATTTAAAAGTTTGCCAAAAGATAATGGTATTTTTATAAAGCCAGAAAATGATATAAAAAAAATAAAAATTGATAATCAAACTGGATATAGGATAAAATATGATGTACCAACTAGAGAAATAGACTATCCTAAAGATGCTAAGCCTTTAAAATTATCACCTTATTATAAAAAAATATTTATTAATGAAAATGGGAAATTAATTGATTCTAGAGATAAAAATTTTTATAAGAGCACAGAAAAAATTATAGTTAGTTATCCAGTAGAACTTTTTAACTATTTAGTAAAAGAAAATATGAATATATTTAATATATCTGAAAAGACAATTAAGTTTATCTACCCGTTAAATGGACTAAAAATAAAAGTTCCAAGAGATTTTAATGGCAAAAAGAAAGTTATTGTAAAAATTTCTAATCCTAATAATTACAATATTTTTTGGTATCTAAATGGGGAGTATATTGGACAAGGTCTAGATACAGAAAGAAGTTTTAGTTTTTTACCTGGAGAACAAATTATTAGTATTATAGGAGAAAATGGAGAAACATCACAGATCAAATTTGAAGTTACAGAAAGGAAATAACATGGTAGAGTTTTTTATTGCAAAAAAACATATTATAGAAAGAAAAAAACAAAGTCTTATTTCAATTTTAGGAATTACTATTGGAATAGTTGTTTTAATGGTTTCTATAGGAATAGCTAATGGGCTTGATAAAAACATGATAAATAGTATA from Fusobacterium hominis includes the following:
- the pbpC gene encoding penicillin-binding protein 1C; translation: MKKIWIFLAFIVLIFISSISFIYCKFDIQNMKEDIENRYSQVVVDNRGKIIGAYLNQDEQWQVKGDGKIPSRLELAVLTFEDREFYNHNGINYLAILRAIKTNIFQKKRIGASTITMQVAKLYKNRNRNYINKVLEIIEAKKIENNIGKEEILKLYLNNAPYGGNIIGYRTASLLYFKKEPVNLTWAEGALLAILPNSPGMMNVEKNREILLKKRNTLLKTMYDTNIISQSQYKLSLNERLPDKRYYFDLLAPHLTRRLKDEYSKEKIINSTIDSEIQKKVDKIVKNYSELIQNKGIKNAAAIVIDNYNGEVKAYIGSQDFYDFEKNGQVDGIISFRSTGSVLKPFLYALSIDDGLIAPQSKLLDIPLYFSNFSPQNANKKYTGLVEAQEALKRSLNIPFVNLLNEYGQDRFFYFLKSVSNFKDNDFSRYGLSLILGTKEMSIENIAQLYYGLANYGNFKNIKYIKNDLEEKNRQLITRGAAYLTINDLSKVQRYGIQNLYTGRDNISWKTGTSYGQRDGWAAGISPKWTVVVWCGNFTGEGNANISGIRTAGVLLFNIFKSLPKDNGIFIKPENDIKKIKIDNQTGYRIKYDVPTREIDYPKDAKPLKLSPYYKKIFINENGKLIDSRDKNFYKSTEKIIVSYPVELFNYLVKENMNIFNISEKTIKFIYPLNGLKIKVPRDFNGKKKVIVKISNPNNYNIFWYLNGEYIGQGLDTERSFSFLPGEQIISIIGENGETSQIKFEVTERK